In Cryptomeria japonica chromosome 10, Sugi_1.0, whole genome shotgun sequence, a genomic segment contains:
- the LOC131026993 gene encoding uncharacterized protein LOC131026993: MALESPTRSWDRQEDLPRGTREEYGRRSADLDLNQAVTKDEGDDYDYQPYEEKPWQENTTGGGLSMQMETDNPRVYSPVRMEMSKGPSVSPVPKSRSASPIPRQMSSPHKVQIGSFTDGRFDSPGKTPPRQSSTPLRQRSPSPVRARLPSPAKNVSASPSRSASPANYTSASPTRHQLHSPTNSVPHVSRRSLSPAEHPSSPIRRRPASPAMQMSGSPGRHRSGSPRRYNSPSPERRRSASPRKYISPSPERHRPASPRRYMSPSPERHRSASPRRYMSPSPERHRSASPRKYKSPSPERHRPSLPRREIPSSPARHRSPVSRHVSPSLKRRYSPQEVRRKHDQSRSPVGRHGVSPGYGRGYHGRSRSRSPARNYYRRSPRGRYSPRNRYSPRRRSPQRYRPRHRSPRRRPWSPPPNRNTGLGKPGNNLFIAGFSFDTTERDLERKFSRFGKVTDVRVVRDKRSGDSRGFGFLTLERDEDADAAIRALDQTEWKGRIVLIEKAKTPTRY, from the exons ATGGCCTTAGAATCACCTACAAGGTCCTGGGACAGGCAGGAAGATTTACCTAGGGGCACGAGGGAGGAGTATGGAAGAAGATCAGCCGACCTTGATCTCAATCAAGCTGTGACAAAAGATGAAGGTGATGATTATGATTACCAACCTTATGAAGAGAAGCCTTGGCAGGAAAATACAACTGGAGGTGGCCTCTCGATGCAGATGGAAACTGACAATCCCCGAGTATATTCTCCTGTGCGGATGGAAATGAGCAAAGGGCCTTCAGTGTCTCCAGTGCCAAAGTCTAGATCAGCATCACCCATTCCAAGACAAATGTCAAGTCCGCATAAGGTTCAAATAGGATCATTCACTGATGGGAGGTTTGATTCTCCAGGGAAGACCCCTCCAAGGCAATCATCTACACCATTGAGACAAAGGTCCCCATCTCCTGTAAGAGCTAGATTGCCTTCACCTGCAAAAAATGTGTCAGCATCACCATCTAGATCCGCATCACCGGCAAACTACACATCTGCTTCACCTACCAGGCACCAATTACATTCTCCTACAAATTCTGTGCCTCATGTTTCACGCAGATCACTTTCTCCTGCAGAGCATCCTTCTTCACCCATTAGGCGCAGACCAGCCTCTCCTGCGATGCAAATGTCAGGTTCTCCTGGTAGACACAGATCAGGCTCACCTAGGAGGTACAATTCTCCGTCACCTGAAAGGCGCAGATCAGCCTCACCTAGGAAGTACATTTCACCTTCACCTGAAAGGCACAGACCAGCCTCACCTAGGAGGTACATGTCCCCTTCACCGGAAAGGCACAGATCGGCCTCACCTAGGAGGTATATGTCACCTTCACCTGAAAGGCACAGATCAGCCTCACCCAGGAAGTACAAGTCACCTTCACCTGAAAGGCACAGACCATCTCTTCCCAGAAGGGAGATACCATCTTCTCCAGCAAGGCACAGGTCTCCAGTTTCTAGGCATGTATCTCCATCTCTGAAAAGAAGGTATTCACCTCAAGAAGTTCGACGTAAGCATGACCAGTCACGGTCCCCTGTTGGAAGACATGGTGTTTCACCTGGTTACGGAAGAGGTTATCATGGTAGATCTCGGTCCAGGTCACCTGCACGAAACTATTATCGAAGATCACCCAG GGGTCGTTATTCACCAAGGAACAGATATTCTCCAAGGCGCAGGTCCCCTCAAAGATATCGCCCTCGACACCGGTCTCCAAGACGCAGGCCTTGGTCCCCACCACCAAACAGGAACACTGGTCTTGGAAAACCTGGAAATAACTTATTTATAGCAGGATTCAGCTTTGACACCACAGAGAGAGATTTGGAGAGGAAGTTTAGTAGATTTGGAAAAGTCACTGATGTTCGTGTTGTTCGAGATAAGCG GTCTGGAGATTCTAGAGGTTTTGGGTTTCTAACACTCGAGAGAGATGAGGATGCAGATGCTGCAATAAGAGCACTTGATCAAACTGAGTGGAAAGGTCGAATTGTTCTCATCGAGAAGGCAAAGACCCCAACAAGATACTGA